In Candidatus Cloacimonadota bacterium, the genomic window GCATTTAATTCAAGAAACTTGGCTGCATCTGATGCTTCTTTAGACATAGACATATTGAGAATTCGTCCTTTTAATTTATGAGCTACTATAGATATCTCCTTAGAATTTTCATTTTCAATGAGATTACTTAATGTTTCCAGATCTTCTTCCGTAGATTCTAAAAAAGTCTGCATAAGTTCTTCAACGATTTCTTCGTTTCCACCAAGTCTTTCAACAAGAGCGTCATGATCAAAATAATCTTTTAAGTTCTCGCTTTGCTTTTCCATTTTATGTTTTACTCCTTAGTTATTTATATAATTCTCTTTCAAATTGTGTCCCCAATAGGTGTTTAAATTAAATGCGATTTTTTCATATTCAATTTTCATGATTCAATTTTTGAGAAATCTCATATTGTGTATTTTGTAGTCATTGTTTTTTGCTCCATTTTCAAATATCCATTCTACATTGTATCCAAGCTGGGGCTTGAAGCAAAATTGCGTTCCCAAGCTGGGGCTTGGGAACGAGGATTTGATATGGGCTGACAAGAATATGATTTAGGGGTGGGAACGAGGATTTGATGTAAGATTTGGGACTAAATTTGTGCTGGTTTGGAATTTTAGATTTTAATTTTGTCATTTGTTCGTTTTTTTGTTATTTTGAATTTGTCGGTGACTTCCATTTTAGATAAAAGGATTAATGATTTTTTGCATTCTACTTTTTTTCGTTTATTTTGTGTATTTCGTGGTTATTTTTTACGTTTTTCGTTCTCCATTAGCTGTTCTTTATTTCAATTTAAATCCTAAAGCCTTCACTTTATCCAATACAGTATCCGCACTAATAGGTTTTTTTATATATCCATCACATCCAGCTTTAATTGAGATTAACACATTGGTTTTATCATCTCGAGCCGTAACCATTAGGATTTTAACTGGTTTTGCTTTTTTGTTTTTTTCAACTTTCCTAATTTCAGTTAAAACTTCTAAACCGTTTTTATCGGGCATTGTTATGTCCAATGTGATTAAATCAAAGGGTTCTTTGTAGGAAACAGCACGCTTAAATTTTCCTACTGCTTCTGTTCCGCTATTAGCGGATTTGCATTCGCCATATTTTTTAAGAATTTCTGCCATCATAATTCGGCTACTTTTGTCGTCATCTACTACTAATATTTTCATGATAGTTCCTATTTATATGATATTTCCGTAAATCCGAACATAGTACCAAAGCTCTAAATGGTGTGTAATGTCCTGAATATTGACTGAGTAATATCCATATTACTCAGTCTATTTCTAAAGTCTTATTGGCAACCACGCTTTTGTATTAATAAGAAATTGTTTTGTATGTTTTTAGGATTGCACGTATTTTTGTAAAGAATTTTGATATATTACTTGGAATTATTTCTGTATCCTTTTTACATAAACCTNNNNNNNNNNNNNNNNNNNNNNNNNNNNNNNNNNNNNNNNNNNNNNNNNNNNNNNNNNNNNNNNNNNNNNNNNNNNNNNNNNNNNNNNNNNNNNNNNNNNACAAAAAATATTTGAAATTTCCGAAGCAGACGAAACAGAAATTTTTATCTCAAAATCAAAACATGCTTTAACGCGATTCGCAAATAATTATATTCATCAGAATGTAGATAATGAATCTAACAGCATTCGCATAAGAACTATAATCGGGAAGAAAACAGCTAGCGCTTCTACAAATTCTTTCACCGAAAACGCTCTGAAAAAAACATTGGCAAATGCAATAGATGCCACTAAATTGCAGCATGAGAATCAAAAACTACTACCACTTTTGCCAGCTCAAGAATATAAGCCGAAAGACAATTTTTCAGAAGCAACTAAAAATTTTACTGCCAAAAAACGTGCTGAAATGGTCTCTAAGGCTGTAACTCTTTGTAAAAAAAATAAAATGGAAGCATCCGGTATTTTTTCAAATTTTTTGCAGGAATTTGCAATTGCCAACTCAAACGGTTTGTTCGCTTATGACCGTTCAACTGAGACAGAATTCAGTATTACAGCAATAGACGGAATTGCATCTGGTTGGAATGAAATTCTGAGAAAAGATGTGAATGATGTGGATGTGGAAAAATCCGCTATGATCGCCATTGAAAAAGCAAACTTGAGCAAATATCCAAATAAAATTGACCCGGGCAAATATGATGTGATTCTCGAACCGGCTGCAGTGGCGGAAATTATTATGTTTTTACTATGGAAAGGTTTCAACGGAATGGATTATATGGAAGGGACATCTTTTTTAAAAGCGAATTTGAACAAGAAAGTGTTTAGCGACAATTTCTCCATTATTGATGACCCTTTCGATCAGGAAATCACCTGCCAGCCTTTTGATTATGAAGGTTCACCTATCCAAAAAGTAATCTTGGTTGAAAAGGGGATTCCAAAAAACTTTGTTACAAATCGTTGGATTGCAAAACAAACCGGAGTGGAAAACAATTGCCATGCGATTCCCCTACCGCAGCAAGGTGCTTATCCATTTGCAATGTCTGTGAAAAATGGTACAAGTTCTCTAAATAAGATGATTGAAAATTCATCCAAAGCAATTTTGGTAACCCACTTTCATTATTCAAATCTGATTGATCCAATGGAATTGGTGATTACCGGAATGACACGAGATGGATTATTTTTGGTAGAAGACGGGAAAATTTCTAAACCATTGAAAAATATGAGATTTACCGATAGCGTTTTAAAAATCTTTTCCAATATCGAAGAAATTAGTCAAAACCGAGAATTTGCCGGTGGCTTTTTTGGGGGTGGCTTCTTGGTCCCAGCTATGAAAATCTCCAATTTTAATTTTTCCAGTTCCACAGAATTTTAACCAAAATCTTGAGTTGAATCACCAACTGTAGAGTTGATAAAAGTCTTCTTCAATATTGCACTTAACTTAAATAATTTTTTATCTGAATTTAACTACTCAATATTTAGGTGATATATTTTAACAAATCTTGACAACAAAATATTCATTGATGTTTTTTAAAAAAAATTCATAAAACAGGAGTAACTATGTATTTAGATTTACAGAACGTATTCTCAGACCGTGCCAAAGGCATGAAAAAATCAATAATCCGCGAATTGCTAAAACTAACCGCAAAACCTGAAATAATTTCTTTTGCCGGTGGTTTGCCATCTCCTCAATCTTTTCCAGTTGAAGAGGTAAAAGAAGTGGTCAATGAAATTTTGATAAACGAGCCGGAAATTGCTCTTCAATATGGTTCTACAGAGGGTGATAAAGTCCTTGTTGATCAACTTATCATACATTCAAAAAATGCAGGAATGGACATCACAAACAAGAATTTACTTGTTACTACATCCTCCCAGCAAGGGCTTGATCTTATTTCAAAAATTTTTATTAATCCCGGAGATAAAGTAATCGTGGAACTACCTTCATATGTTGGTGGGTTGGGTGCATTCAATGCCTATCAAGCAAAAATGATTGGAGTTCCACAGGATGAAGATGGGATGAGTGCAATAATTTTGCGTGAAAAATTGGCAGAATTAAAACAAAAAGGTGAAAAACCAAAATTCATTTACATTGTTCCGGATTTCCAAAATCCTGCCGGAATGACTATGACTTTGGAACGTAGAAAAGAAATTCTGGCAATTGCTTCAGAATATAAAGTGCTGGTGATTGAAGATAGCCCCTACCGTGAATTACGCTTTGAAGGCGAACATGTGCCCACGATGTATTCCCTTGATGACAAAGGAATCGTTCTTCTGCTTGGAACATTTTCAAAAATTTTCGCACCCGGTTTCCGAATTGGTTGGATCATTGCCCATCCTGATATCATCAATAAACTTGTTATTGCAAAGCAATCTACTGATCTTTGTGCCCCAACTTTTTCACAACGTATTATAGGTCGTTTTATGGAAAAGGGTTACCTGCAAAAAAATATTAAAAAAATTATCGAAATGTATAGAGAAAAACGCAATCTCATCGTTGAATACTTTGAAAAACACATGCCCGATGGTGTTTCTTGGACAGTTCCGGAAGGTGGCTTATTCTTGCTCGTAACAATGCCCAAGGGATATGATTCGGAAATTTTATTCAAGGAAGCTATTGAACAAAATGTGGCTTTTGTGATCGGTTCTGCATTCAATTGTGATGATTCCGGAAAAAACACAATGCGGATTAATTTCTCCTATGCCACGATTGAGCAAATCAAAGAAGGCACAAAACGTCTCGCCCAAACTATAAGGGATCATAAAAAGTAAATTAATTTCTTAGATTAATTCAATAAGTAAAACTTAGGTCAATCCGGCAACTCGCTGATTGACTTAAGTTTTCTTTGATTACAAACCATGCTGAAACAAAATTTGTACACACCTTAACCAACCACAAATTTATTTTATGAACAGAATTCTTCATCTGACTAATCAAAACGAAATTATTACCGAAATGAAAAAAGTCGGAGTTTCATCACAAGGAATTCGGGCGATGTCTGACAAAGCGTTCGGCTTGGTAATCAAATTGAAACACGTTAAAACAGGTGCTGCCAATATAATCAAGCAAGATATGCTCAGTCTTGGTGGAGATGCTGCTGTAGCAAGAGGTGTAGTCAATGGTCAGATAGAACGCTCTGATGTGATAATTCTCGGAAACGAAAATAATATAAAAAAATTGCTAAACAAATTATCCCATCAAAACATTTTTGAAATTCCCGAATTGCGTAAAGATATTCAACAACTTCTTTATCTGAGAAATAAACAGCAGGAAAAATTCATTAATGCTCGGGGATACCAACTTAATCTAAATCGGACCTTGATTATGGGCATTGTAAATATTTCTCCTGATTCTTTTTATGATGGAGGAAAACATAATCGGAAAGATGAAGCCATTTTACACATCGAAAAAATGATTGAAAACGGAGCGGACATAATTGATATTGGGGGTGAATCCACTCGTCCGTTTGCAACAAAAATTTCTGTAGCCGAAGAATTAGAACGCATAATGCCAATTATCGAAGAATCTCTAAAAAAATTCGACATTCCCCTATCAGTTGATACATACAAATCCGAAGTTGCAAAAAAGGCTCTCCAAACTGGAGTGCATATTATAAATGACATAAGCGGTTTGAATTTTGACAAAAAAATGGCCTCAACCATCGCACAATATTCCGATGTTCCTGTCGTTGTCATGCATATTCAGGGCACTCCCCAAAATATGCAAAAAAATCCTAAATACAACGATGTGATTGAAGATATTATTGATTTTTTATCTCGAAGCATTCAAATCGGTGAAAATGCCGGAATAAATCAAAATAATTTTATCATTGATCCCGGCATAGGATTCGGTAAAACCGTTTTGCATAACATGGAAATCATAAAACGGATATCGGAATTCAAATGTCTTGGCAAGCCGATTTTACTTGGATGTTCAAATAAAAGTTTTATCGGAAAAATTCTAAAATCGGAGAAATCAGAAAGACTTGAAGGCACCTTAGCCGTAAACAGTTACGGAATAATGAATGGAGTAAATATCCTTCGAGTGCATGAAGTGAGGGAAAACAAAAAAATGGCTCAAATGATAGACGCTTTAAGGAAAACATAATATGAGTTTTCTTACTCCAAGCTTTTTTGATATCCTTGATATTCTGATAGTAACCTATATTTTCTATCGGATTGTAATGTTATTTAAAGGTTCAAAAACATATCATATAATTTGGTCTCTCGTTGTTCTTTTGATATTCTACTTTTTGGCGGAATTTCTAAATCTTTCTTTACTCGGTTCAATTGTCAAAATCTTTAAAGATTCATGGTTTCTGATAATAATAATTCTTTTCCAGCAAGAAATTCGTGCCAGCTTGGTTAAAGTTGGGCAAAACGCTTTTTTTCAGGGCATATTCCCTCCGCAAAAAACTTTTGAGTTCACAGAATTGCTTAATGCAATCCGCACAATGTCCCACAATCGCATCGGAGGAATTTTTGTAATTGTTCTAAAAGTCGGAATAGACGACTATATAATGACAGGTGAAAAAATTGATGCGTCTATTTCCGAAAAATTAATACTCACAATCTTTAACGAGAGGACAATTTTACATGATGGTTCAATCGTGATTCAAGACAACCGTATAGTAGCAGCAAAAGTAATTCTTCCTTTAACTACCCAAAAAAAGTATGTGCATGAATTCGGAACGCGTCATCAGGCTGGTATAGGGATTTCCGAACAAACTGATGCTTTCGTCATACTCGTTTCAGAAGAAACCGGGAAGATTTCCACTGTGAAGAACGGCTTGATCCACGAAGATATTTCCATAGATATACTTTCACAGAAATTGCATGATGAAACTGGCGAATAAAACCGTAATAGGATTAACCGGTGGAATTGGATGTGGTAAATCAACTGCAACCAATTTTTTTTTAGAAAAATCAATTCCAATTATTGATGCGGATAAATTGGGGCATAAAATTTTGGAAGAAATTAAAATAAAGAATGAACTTGTTTTTTCCTTCGGAAAGATAATCTTAGCTGATGGGGAAATTAGTAGGAAAAAATTAGGAAAACTTGTTTTCAGTGATAAATCCAAATTAGAAAAATTGAATGAAATTGTTCATCCCGTTTTGATAGAAAGAATCCAACAACGAGTAAATTCTCTGCACAATCGTTTCGTGATAATTGATGCTGCCCTATTGCTGGACTGGGAAACGGACAATCTTTGTGATTTTATCGTTATTATTAAAGCTGAATATGAAACTAGGGTAAAGCGATTAGAAAATTATAAAAATCTTTCCAGAGAAGATGCAGAAGCAAGAATACGAGCTCAAAAATTTGATACAAGCAAATGCGATTTTTTGATTTCTAATAATTCCACTAAGCATGAATTTTATAGTAAATTGGAAATTGTCTGGAAGAAAATTATAGATTATTCGGGTGGTTAGAAAACCGAAAACAGGGGAATTTTACTTAAGTAGTGTGCATTCGTAAACTCGCATTTTTGCAATGATTCTCCGAATGTGATTCGACGCAGATAAACACTGATTATGCTGATGAACCCCTGTTGAATATTAAAATACAAAGCATTCAACGGGGCAGACGCTGATATTACACTTTTTACAAAAAAATTTTATCTTGCGAAAATCGGTTTTTTCAGTGTTCATCTGCGTCGAATCCCTACTTTACGGATGCACCCTATGTAGTGTGCATTCGTGAATTAGCTTTTCCGCTTCTTTTATAAATTTGGGCTAAAATTTCTGCAACTATTTCATAAAATTCTGCCGGAATCTCTTTACCCACTTCTGTAACTGGAAATAAACTGCGCGTTAGTTCGGGTTTTTCCAGTACAGGAATATTATTTTCTTTGGCAATTTGGGCAATTCTTATGGCAATTTTGAGTTTTCCTTTTGCAAGCACCATTGGAGCGGACATCTTTTTCGGATCATATTTTAGAGCAATCGCATAATGGGTTGGATTTGTAAGTATCACATCCGCATCAGGCACGCTTCTCATCATTCTGCGTCGCGATAATATTATTTGAATTTTGCGAATTTTTCTCCGTATTTCCGGATTTCCAATCAATTCTTTTTGCTCTTCCCGAACTTCTTGAGGAGTCATCCGCAGGTTCTTTCGATAATCGTAACGTTGGTAAATAAAATCAATAATTGCAAGAATTAAAATTGCAAAACCGCATCGAAACCCAAGAGTGAGTGCTGTGTTGGAAATGTGTTTGAAAATCTGCCAAGAGGTGCGATCAGCAACCGATAATATTTTCCCCAACTCAGATTTTAAAGTCAGATAGGCAATTACTCCCACTATGGATATCTTTAAAATTGTTTTTACAACCTCAAAAAGATTTTTCAGACTAAACAGTTTTTTAAATCCATTCACCGGATTGATTCGGGAAAAATCCGGGTTAAGTGGCTTAGTGGCAAAAACAAAACCTGTTTGGATAAAATTGATCAGTAATCCCACCAGAAAAAGTGTTCCGAAAATTGGAAATAAAATACTTAAAGTATATAAAATTATTTTGGGAGCAAAAAGAAGGAATGAATTTATATTAAGTTCAAAATTTGATGAAAGAGTAAAAATCCGTTGAAAAGAATTGGTTATATTTTCCATTAAAGTTCCAGAAATTAAGTAGAAAAGCAACAATGAGCTGAGAAGAATTGCGGCAGAATTCAAATCTGTACTTTTTGCTACATTCCCCTCTTCCCGGGCTTTCCGCAACCTATATGGAGTAGGTTCTTCTGTTTTTTCCTCTTTGGTTCTATCGTTATTTTCAGCCATAATTTTTTACCCCGAACCTAATATTTTAATAATTGTTATTACATTTACAGAAAAATAGTTATAAGTTCTAGAAAAAATATAGCGTAAAAACGGCATTGAATACATAAGAATAAATATCCCAATCCCAATTTTCAGCGGAAAACTCACCATGAAAATATTCATCTGAGGTGCAACTCTTGTGATAAATCCAAAAGAAATTTCAACCAAGAGTAAAGTTGCCATAATCGGGAAAGCTATTTGAAGCGCAAATATAAAAGTTGCTTGAAAAAGCCCAGTAAGATTATTAAGTAAGGATTGTCCGGCAAAAAGATTTCCGAATGGAATTTTCTCGAATGAATAAATCAATGACTCTATCAAACGATGCTGACCGTTGATCGCAAAAAAAATAAGCATGCCTGCGATAAAATATAATTCCGAAATTATCGGAGTTTGCGATCCGTCATTGGGATCTATCACTGATGCGACAAAAAATCCCATTTGAAAACCGGTTATACTTCCGGCAATTCTAAGACTAAAAAAGAGCAAATGCCACACAAAAGCCACGGTTATGCCAATAAAAATTTCCTGAACTGCCAGGATAAAAAATTGTAATATATTTTGAAGAGGAAAAATAGCAGAACTCGTTGCAATTGTGGGGAATAAAATGTAAGCAATGAATAAAGAAATTGCAATCTTAATTTTTCCCGGAATCATTTTGGATGAAAAAACCGGCATCAAAATCAGCATTGTGCTTACTCGAAAAAGAATAAGCAGAAATACCTCGATCTTTTCTAAAGGAATTTCAGGCATATTTTTACCTATGGATTTTCTAATCCGCCGATGTTTGCTTTTTCATCGGAACTTTTTATTCAGCCTTATCTGGCAACCTGAATTATGTAGCGAAACAGCATTCTCGTAAAGGAAACAAATGAACTGGTAGCCCAAGGTAAAATTAGAATCACGACAAGCGCAGTAGCCAAAATTTTTGGGATAAAAGTCAAGGTAAATTCCTGTACTGAAGTTACTACCTGAAAAATACTGATAATTAGCCCCACGACCAAACTTGTAAGCAAGATGGGTGCGGTAACAGTCATACCGATTTTAATTGTTTCCTGCAGTAAATTGAGTGCTAATTGCTGTGACATTATTTAAAACCTGACATTAATGAACCCACCAGCAAATACCAGCCATCTGCCAGCACAAAGACAAGCACTTTCATTGGTAGCGAGATCATCATTGGTGGAAGCATCATCATTCCCATAGAAAGCAGGACACTACTCACAATAATATCTATCATTAAAAAAGGAAGATACAGGATAAAACCAATCTGAAAAGCAATTCGCAATTCACTTATCATAAATGCGGGAATCATTATCGTAAGGGGTAAATCTTCACGCGTTTCCGGTTTAGGCATTTGATAATGCTTGATAAATAATTGTATGTCCTTTTGTCTCGTTTGCTTATACATGAAATTTTTTATCCCGGTTTCAGCTACTTTAAGAGCTTCTTTCTGAGTAATTTTCTTTTCCATGTAGGGCTGGAGAGCATTTTTATTTATATTAGATAAAACAGGAGACATGATGAAAAATGTGAGAAATAATGACAAACCGATGAGTATCTGGCTTGGTAATTGATTTAATCCCAAAGCTCGTTTTACGAATTGAAACACAATGATCAGGCGAGTAAAAGAGGTCATCATTATCAATATGGAAGGTATCAGAGTGAGTACGGTTAACAAACCGAGAATTTTTAATGAGACCGCTACGTTTTCCGGGGAATCACTTGTAGCCAAATCTAAACTAACACCGGGAATTGGGGCAGCTACGAGGGGAGCAACTAACATAATGAGTAGTAATGAAAATACTGTGATTTTTTTCATTGTCTTTTTTTCAATATTTTTTGAAATTTTGAACTAACGCGTTTTGAAATATTTTGGGAGTCGTTCGAGAATTTCTGCAATGTTTCAGAATCTGTTATTTTTGTAATCAGATTGATATTATTATCAGAGCTCCCAAGAACGTAGATCTCTTCAAACATTTTAAGAAATAATATTTTTTTCTTTTGGTCAATATAGAGCGTGTGTACTACTTTTATATCATCGGTAGGAACAGATTTGCCATATTGAGAAATGCGGAATTTTTTTATAAGATAAATAAAGAGAATGAATAATGCGATTATAAGCAGGAAAAACAAAAACAATTTTCCCATTCCTTCTACTCCGGAATAATCTACTGATACGAGGCTATCTGCAGGGAGTTGATCCTCTTGTCCCATTAGAATTAGCGGGAAGAAACTGGCAACTAATGTGATTAAAAAACGTATTATTCTCCCGTAAAAAATCTGTTTTAGGCATAATTTTCGGTTTGGCATGCTATTTAAGTTTTTTTAATCTATCTTCAGCAGAAATAAGTTCCATTATTCTCACACCAAAGTTCTCATCCACTACAACCACTTCGCCTTTTGCAAACTTTTTGTCGTTTACATATACGTCCACATAATCACCGCTGGTTTTATCGAGTTCGATAACTGAACCAGGGCCGATTTCCAATATGTCTCCCATAAGCATTTCGGCGCGTCCGAGTTCTATTACAATAGGAAGGGAGATGTCAACAAGCATGCTAATATCTCTACCAAGAGTTTTTCCCTTCCGGGACACACTTTTTTCAATCTGAGGTTTGTCATCTTCCGCAATTTCGCTTGTTGTCGCGGGTTTACTAATTAAATGGAGTAAATTCTTCACTTCTTCACTCTCCGTGTCCTGAATGTTTAGCAGGTAAGAACTCCATGGTATTTTTCCCCAGATTGGAGCATCCAATCCAACTTCGAGTGAATCAACATTCGTAAATTCTAAACTAATTTCATTTTCGGATTTTACTGCAGAAGTTACAGAACCAAGAGTTTGGTTGAACAATTCTTTGATCGCATCAAGATGTTGGGAACTCTCGTAGGTGGCTGTTCCGTCACCCATCATTAACAAATCTGCGAGATAAGCAGTTGTGGAAGGACTAAGGGCAAACACTTCTTCAATCTCTAAGTTACTATCTCCTTTTACCGTAACGGGGACGATGATAAAGTTTTCACTAAGAAGCTGCTTTAACTGTTTTGATTCGAAGTTCGATTTTGGAGAACTTGAAACCGAAATTTTTTTGTCAGTTGCTTTTTCCAGAACTTCAGCTAGGCTAATAACCAAATTTTTGTTGATACTCTCTTGGATTTTTTCATTATTTGTATTGGCTGGCATTTTAATATCCTCCTTCTTCATAAATTCTTGTTAATTGAACCGCTTTTCTTTTTCCATGTTTTATTAAGCGTCCAAAATATTTGGGAAATTTACCAATGAAAATTGGCAATTCGTCTTTTACTTCATGATCAGTTACAATCAAATCTCCATTTTTAAGTTGCATAAAATCTCCTATCGTAATATTTACTGGCTTTATTTTTGCTAAAAAATCAATTTTACTATTATAAAGAGTGCTTTTTATTTTTTTGCTTTCTTCTTCACTGACACTTTTTACTCTGATCTTTTGTGTGGAAATTCCTTTGATTATTGATTCCATTGCATAATAGGGATAACAAATATTCATCGTGTATTTTGTTCCTGCGAATTCCATACCGAAAAAATGAACGATTGTGATTTCATTCGGATGTGTTAATTGCACAAGTTGCGGACTGGTTTCAAAGCCTTTATACTGATAATTTACATCAACTACATTTCTCCACGAGATGTTCAGATTATTGATAAGTTGGAAGATAATTTTCCTCATTGTCTTTTGTTCTATTGTTGTAGTAGATCGTTCATAGAAATTCCCTTCACCTGTTCCACCAAAAACTCTATCTACAATGAGTTGAACAAATCGTGAGTTGATTTCGACTAAAGCATCACCCATAACCGGTGAAGTGATTGTGTAAAGACAGGTGGATTCATCAAATGCCGACATATATTCATTGTAGCGAACTTGATCAACTGACAATGTTTCCAGATCGACAATAGTTCTAAGAGAAGCGCTTAAATTTGCACTAAAGCTCTTGGCAAACGTATCATGGATAAATTTCAGTATTCTGAATTGAGCCTTGTAAAGAAGTTCCGGGTGCTTGAAGTCATATCTGCGAATCTTTTTCTTGGCGATCTTCTTACTTTTCTTCTCCAGCACATCCAGATCAATTTCAGTTTCCTCTTCGTCTGCGGAATCAACGAGTAAGGCATCAATTTCATCCTGCGATAATATTTTTTTCATTCAAACTCCTTAATTTCATGTTAAAATTTATTCCTATTGTAAAACAAATTTGGGGAAATAAACATTTTCTATAGTTCC contains:
- the fliP gene encoding flagellar type III secretion system pore protein FliP (The bacterial flagellar biogenesis protein FliP forms a type III secretion system (T3SS)-type pore required for flagellar assembly.) yields the protein MKKITVFSLLLIMLVAPLVAAPIPGVSLDLATSDSPENVAVSLKILGLLTVLTLIPSILIMMTSFTRLIIVFQFVKRALGLNQLPSQILIGLSLFLTFFIMSPVLSNINKNALQPYMEKKITQKEALKVAETGIKNFMYKQTRQKDIQLFIKHYQMPKPETREDLPLTIMIPAFMISELRIAFQIGFILYLPFLMIDIIVSSVLLSMGMMMLPPMMISLPMKVLVFVLADGWYLLVGSLMSGFK
- the fliO gene encoding flagellar biosynthetic protein FliO; the protein is MGQEDQLPADSLVSVDYSGVEGMGKLFLFFLLIIALFILFIYLIKKFRISQYGKSVPTDDIKVVHTLYIDQKKKILFLKMFEEIYVLGSSDNNINLITKITDSETLQKFSNDSQNISKRVSSKFQKILKKRQ
- the fliN gene encoding flagellar motor switch protein FliN, translated to MPANTNNEKIQESINKNLVISLAEVLEKATDKKISVSSSPKSNFESKQLKQLLSENFIIVPVTVKGDSNLEIEEVFALSPSTTAYLADLLMMGDGTATYESSQHLDAIKELFNQTLGSVTSAVKSENEISLEFTNVDSLEVGLDAPIWGKIPWSSYLLNIQDTESEEVKNLLHLISKPATTSEIAEDDKPQIEKSVSRKGKTLGRDISMLVDISLPIVIELGRAEMLMGDILEIGPGSVIELDKTSGDYVDVYVNDKKFAKGEVVVVDENFGVRIMELISAEDRLKKLK
- the fliM gene encoding flagellar motor switch protein FliM; this encodes MKKILSQDEIDALLVDSADEEETEIDLDVLEKKSKKIAKKKIRRYDFKHPELLYKAQFRILKFIHDTFAKSFSANLSASLRTIVDLETLSVDQVRYNEYMSAFDESTCLYTITSPVMGDALVEINSRFVQLIVDRVFGGTGEGNFYERSTTTIEQKTMRKIIFQLINNLNISWRNVVDVNYQYKGFETSPQLVQLTHPNEITIVHFFGMEFAGTKYTMNICYPYYAMESIIKGISTQKIRVKSVSEEESKKIKSTLYNSKIDFLAKIKPVNITIGDFMQLKNGDLIVTDHEVKDELPIFIGKFPKYFGRLIKHGKRKAVQLTRIYEEGGY